The following proteins are encoded in a genomic region of Drosophila suzukii chromosome 4, CBGP_Dsuzu_IsoJpt1.0, whole genome shotgun sequence:
- the ATPsynbeta gene encoding ATP synthase subunit beta, mitochondrial, producing the protein MFALRAASKADKNLLPFLGQLSRGHAAKAAKAAAAANGKIVAVIGAVVDVQFDDNLPPILNALEVDNRSPRLVLEVAQHLGENTVRTIAMDGTEGLVRGQKVLDTGYPIRIPVGAETLGRIINVIGEPIDERGPIETDKTAAIHAEAPEFVEMSVEQEILVTGIKVVDLLAPYAKGGKIGLFGGAGVGKTVLIMELINNVAKAHGGYSVFAGVGERTREGNDLYNEMIEGGVISLKDKTSKVALVYGQMNEPPGARARVALTGLTVAEYFRDQEGQDVLLFIDNIFRFTQAGSEVSALLGRIPSAVGYQPTLATDMGSMQERITTTKKGSITSVQAIYVPADDLTDPAPATTFAHLDATTVLSRAIAELGIYPAVDPLDSTSRIMDPNIIGQEHYNVARGVQKILQDYKSLQDIIAILGMDELSEEDKLTVARARKIQRFLSQPFQVAEVFTGHAGKLVPLEQTIKGFSSILAGDYDHLPEVAFYMVGPIEEVVEKADRLAKEAA; encoded by the exons ATGTTCGCGTTACGTGCTGCCTCCAAAGCCGATAAGAATTTGCTTCCATTTTTGGGGCAATTGT CTCGAGGCCATGCTGCCAAGGCTGCAAAGGCTGCGGCTGCCGCCAACGGAAAGATTGTCGCCGTAATTGGTGCTGTCGTCGACGTGCAGTTCGATGATAATTTGCCGCCAATCCTGAACGCCTTGGAAGTCGACAATCGCTCTCCTCGGCTCGTGCTCGAGGTGGCCCAGCACTTGGGAGAAAACACCGTACGCACCATTGCCATGGACGGCACTGAGGGCTTGGTTCGCGGACAGAAGGTTCTCGATACTGGGTATCCAATCCGTATTCCAGTCGGTGCTGAAACCCTGGGCCGCATTATCAATGTGATTG GCGAGCCCATCGATGAGCGTGGACCAATTGAAACCGACAAGACCGCTGCTATTCACGCTGAGGCTCCTGAATTCGTTGAGATGTCAGTTGAGCAGGAGATTCTTGTCACTGGAATCAAAGTCGTTGATCTCCTGGCTCCTTATGCCAAAGGCGGTAAAATTGGGTTGTTTGGCGGTGCCGGCGTGGGTAAAACTGTGTTGATCATGGAGCTGATTAACAACGTGGCTAAGGCCCATGGTGGATACTCAGTATTTGCGGGAGTCGGCGAACGCACCCGCGAGGGAAACGATTTGTACAATGAGATGATCGAGGGTGGTGTCATTTCACTGAAGGACAAGACCTCCAAGGTGGCCCTGGTCTACGGCCAGATGAACGAGCCTCCAGGTGCCCGTGCCCGTGTTGCTCTTACTGGACTGACCGTTGCCGAGTACTTCCGTGATCAAGAGGGACAGGATGTGTTGCTGTTCATCGACAACATTTTCCGGTTCACTCAAGCTGGGTCAGAGGTGTCCGCGTTGTTGGGCCGTATTCCCTCCGCCGTCGGTTACCAACCAACTTTAGCCACTGACATGGGTTCTATGCAGGAACGTATCACCACCACCAAAAAGGGATCTATTACTTCTGTCCAGGCTATCTATGTGCCCGCTGATGATTTGACTGATCCTGCTCCAGCCACTACTTTCGCTCACTTGGACGCCACCACTGTGCTGTCGCGTGCGATTGCCGAACTGGGTATTTACCCTGCTGTGGATCCCCTGGATTCCACATCTCGAATTATGGACCCCAACATCATTGGACAGGAACACTACAACGTTGCTCGTGGTGTGCAGAAAATCCTACAGGATTACAAATCCCTTCAGGATATCATTGCCATTCTGGGTATGGATGAGTTGTCTGAGGAAGATAAGCTCACAGTTGCTCGCGCTCGGAAGATTCAGCGTTTCTTGTCGCAGCCATTCCAAGTTGCTGAAGTCTTCACTGGGCATGCTGGTAAACTCGTGCCGCTGGAACAAACCATTAAGGGCTTCTCATCGATTCTGGCTGGGGATTACGACCATTTGCCTGAAGTTGCTTTTTACATGGTCGGCCCAATCGAAGAGGTAGTCGAGAAGGCTGACCGTCTGGCAAAGGAAGCTGCATAA